The DNA segment TTTTTTTTGCGTTCGAAAGCGTATAATGTTAACTTTTAATATATGATCAATAAAGTATCATTCTTATGATCGAAAATTAGAATTTTATATGAACATTTAatattgcaattaaaataattttaattttatttaaaaaaatcaacgaATGAGACTTGTTCTGGATACAAGATTTCTCtcattttttcattaatttcaatCATTTCAATTGATAAGGTCGCATATTTCAATTTATAGGCAAAGAACCCTTATAAATGTGATTTACTGTCTCTCCCAAGTGCcgagtaaattttattattctaaTGCCAATTTCGATATCTCtatccaaaaaataataataatcaagttCTATAGTTTCTttcaacgaactcaaataaaattGTAGGTCTCCTAACTCTACAAAAATCCAAGTTGTGTTTTCATGTAGTAGataataaatcaaatttatAATGGTTAATTACttcaataataaaaattatatttaactaTCTatgttaaaaatttattttcaagtgTCACCTAACTTTATTAATTCTTCTAACCAAtgaaatcaaaaataatttataactcaatcaacaatctcaataaacaaaaatataatgaCAGCAATCTCATCAAAGTAAAAACAAATTGGCAATCATATaaccattaaatattaaaagtttgtaattaattaaacaacaaAACAACTAATCCATCATAAAAAAATGGAGAAAAGAGAcaaatcttttttaaaaaacaaacagAGAGAAGAATAAAAAACGAGTGTACCTTATATACTAGAGACAAGAGGTAACCATGAAGCatttttaggtttaaaaaaTTAGTAAACGGGCtcaactattttttaaaaaagatggGCCAAATCATAGAATAAACTGGGTCCATATTGACATTGCGAGAATCTTGAAATTTCTGTTGCCCAATTGGTCCTaactaatttatatttttattaatttttaaaggCAGGGGTATTTTCACAATTCGTCCTCATTCTAAACTTTTGATTTCTTtattttaatgaattgattGATTATGTTTTACGTGTTGAGAAACATCATGAAACATGAGCAAACAAATTTATATTCTGAATTGTGAAAGGCGGGTTATTGTTTAGCTAAATGACTCATTGTTTAGTTAAGCCGACTGATTTTTTTGTCTGATTGtgctattttttttgttttgtaaacTGTGGTTACTGATTTCAATGGAAGTTTTtactttcaaaaaataaaagtttCTATTCTTCCATATTATAACTAAGTTTGTTTTACAAGATTGGCAGCTTGTTGCTTACTGGTCTTtgattttttcaacaaaaaaaagttaaaaaagaTTGCAAAACAGTAGATAAAAGTAaacgaatttttgaaaatcaaatttgCGTATTTGTGATTGCAAAATTAGGCTATAAGGCATTAACGTGCGTGTGTCAGTGAGTGACAAatgtttttttctcttttttttttttttttagcatttGTGTATGACGATTGGTTGGCTCAAGAATTGCAACTTTAATTGATATTAAGGTAATTCGAGTTCGGCTCAAATTAAGTATATTTGAGTTTAGGTcgattcaaaattcaaaaatttcaaatattttggctcacagttcgaaatattcgaacttATTTGTGAACTATTCGAACTATTGCTCGAATATTATGGctcgaaaagctcgaaatgtctaaaaaaaatcgaaatgtataatatttattatatcattatattattttttttttttttggaaaacattatatTATCTTTACTATATTACAATAGAAGAGAGTCTCATAAAAAGTACTTTAGGTGTTTTAAGTAAACATCCTATAATGCCCTTAATTTTActaattgaaattttaaaaaaaccaataCAAGAAGAATAATAAAGTAATATTAATTTCATTCCCACTATCTCACTTTCTCAACATCTCTCTCACCTTTATCTCCACTATTGTAATATTTGGTTGTGCTCCTCacccaaaaataatttatttatgtgatCAAAAAAGCATAAAATCGCTCATGatcttttatctttttttaaCTCATTTTTTTCCTTCAATTATTGTATTTTATGTAGTTTTCACACACAACGTGTGTGCTTTTTGCtagtattaataaaatattaaggcTCGTGAATTATTCGCGAACTaacgaacaaaataattttgatgaGCTCGGTTCGAAAAGatgttcgaacatgttcgaattcagctcgagttcgataaattcgaatacgaatcaaatatttatcgagacGACTCGAAAAACTCGCGAACCGACTCGATTCATTTGCATCCTTAATTTAAACCACTAATttgcacaattttcaattttaggttttttttttttcaccagAGTATTCATGTAACTTGATGTCAGAAAATGATATCATCAAACATTGCTGACACAATATCGTATATCATTGACTTATTTGCTGCATATTAGTCtacaaaaaatgtaaattagTGTACTAAGAGACCGTTAATCGATCAGCATCAGTAAAAATAAATACTTGTCAGTTACGAtaccaaaaaatattattttatggtaTATGTAGGAGTGATTTGttttgatttagaattataattgttattaaaTTTAGTATACCAGTCAACTTATCTTAAAAGCAGGAATAAAGTCTTTTATTCCTCGAAAAATTGAGAGATACCCTGAACACAGTATAACCCACCAAACAATTATTCATAATCATTTTACCATATATACCCTAAATAGAATTCTAAAATCATACACTTAAAGCAAGAGTAGTTTGACACTTTAGAATAGCAGAAAACATTTGAGTTTTATTCTCGACACCAAAGTATTTTATCACATCCAATTCTTAAATTTTAAGACTTTGTAGTATACATGCCACTGCAAGAATTAAAGATATAATTTCTGGGAAGCAAGAGTCAGAACTCATTCTCTTCTTCTGCAAGATTTGTATCCACTTTCAATGGACCATAAGCATTGCTACAAACAAGAAAATACAACATGTTAGCCATGCTCAACCCCGCAAGAACCAAGTAGTAATAATCATAGCGACCCTTATCGATATCGCTCGAAATCCAGCTCTCGTGCCCGCCTTCTTTCGAGATCACATCAACACTATTAAGTATAAAACTCGCAACCAAATTCGCCAAAGCTAATCCAATCGCATTCAGTGTTGCAGCTATGCTCCACATACTTCTCGGGAGTTCCGAGAAATAGAACTCGTTTTGTGCGATAACGTTCAACGCCTCTGCAAAGCCTGTGAGGCAATGTTGTGGCACGAGCCAGACTGCAGACATGTTGGCAGCAACTGTTGTTCGCCGGATGCTTTCGACTGCAGCTGTAACCAACATGGCTGTAAATGAGAGAAATATCCCGAATCCCATTCTTGTTCTAGTACTGATTTGAACCCGCCGTCCCCTGACTCTGGATGCTAATGAAAGAAACACACGGTCGTAGAAAATGACCCATATTATCACCGATAGGAACGCCAATGTGCTAAATGAGGCCGCAGGAACCTCGAAAGACGATATTTTTCGGTTCATTGATGCGGCCTGGAGTACTGTAAATGAGGTCTGGCATACGTTTACAAACATGATCATTCCTGTAGACCATATCGGGATTACTCGTAGCAGAGACTTGAGCTCCTCGACTTGATCTACCGTGCACATACTAATCGAATTTGTTGCGATCCCATTTGCCGCCGGGTCGCACTGTGGATCTTTAACTACGCAAGCCTTGTTAAGAAGCCTGAAAACATTCAACACAGAGTTCAGAAAAGTTTGGCACTTTTTAATTTCATCGATTATCCCCTGACTCGCCATATTCTATATGAAAGagggaaaataaataaatctcaGCATTCTGAATTCTCATTCACCTGAGGTTCCGACTAGGAGGAATATTAGACGAGCCATTATTGTGTTGGTACACCACATCCGCGGTTCCATCGGATAGTTTGAAATGCCGGTTTTTGTAAGAAGCTACGATCACCTTAACCAAATCGGTTACTAAGCTTGTTTTACAATCCGGTTTGATGTAGAATGAGGAAGCTGAGAAGAACACAAACACGGCTAGCAACATCAGCGAGGCGGGGACGGCGATGCCTACTCTCCATCCCAAGTTGTCTTGAATGTAAACAACACATGTGTAGGCAATAATGACGGAGAAAGTGGTGGACGCATAGTACCAGCTGAAATAGCTGTCTTTTACACGTGATGTCTTCTTGGGATTTCCTTTGCGGAGTTGATTTGCACCGAAGGCTAACGACGATGATCGGACTCCTCCTGCTCCTATGGAAATCAGGCCGAGAGAGCTGCACAGGAACACAAACTGGAGGACCGTGGGGGAGCTGCAATGGGCGCTGGATTCATCACATGGAGTCGGTTTCGCATTTGTGATCACAGTGGTTAACCACAGAAGAATCATTCCCTGCATAGTATAAtcatggaaaaatattttttttgattcAATAACATTTTCGTTTTTGATTTCGGTCCACTGaaatttcaatttttgtttTGCTACAATAACtttcatatttttggattatcggtCCTATACTCCTATTTCATCGAATAAAAACGTGACAACGAAAAATGCTGAGTTGTCCTATGTAATTAGGGATGTCAATTGTTCATATTCGGGTAAGATTCTTGATTTCATTTCCTCCTTACATCTTCATTGTCTTTGggttttcaattttattttcatcCTCATATCCGTATGGAGTCAGATATGATCTATATACTAGTCAAATATCGTATTATAACCTATAAttgcattttttaaaaaaaaaagatatttgaATTGTTTCAATGAAGCTATACATATTTGCCTAATTTTTAAAAGaagaataagaaaaaaaaagattaataaCCATGTCATATCAAGAAGTTaactttaatttattaaattaactTTATTTTAACGTGAGAAATGAGATTTTTAAAtacattttataattttttaaaaaatattgatatttaaGTTTGGTTAGGGAGAGAGCAGGAGACACATTACgattatatgttgtattttttttttgaacagaTTATATGTTGTTGTATATATAGTTTCAAGTATTTGAGTTATAATTTCATCGCAAGTTATAAATTTTAGTAAAATTATAAGTGTTGAATCTTAAATATTAACAACTTGTTAggtttataaaaattaataaactaaacatcatagaatatatataaattattataaatagtTTATCCCAACCTCATTATCCTACGACATTAGTTCTAAGCTAATAACTTTTTTCATTACATCCAATAATCATCATTCGATTAAAGTACATTATAATTAACTCGATTAAAGTACATTAGAATTAACCggtttaatataaataataaataaataaatatatgtgcacacaaatatatattataatattttatgtttgtcaGTGGTTCGACGACTCCGACCTGATGGGACCGATGagtttttacaaaaatatccCTTTAacctaaaattaatatttttatttaataaaaaaattagtaaatTATAACTACTACTCCAAAAGTTCAAATATTCGCATATTaaacaaattatatatttaatataatgttatctaaatgataattttataaaaaaaaaactatgaaACCACCAACTTCAATTATTAAATGCACGTATAgaagaaataattaaaatttattgattATATTATACACATATACGTGTGCAATGTTCGGGGATATATTAGATCAAACAAACATTTACTTGATCAAatacttgatcaaatttataTAAGCAAACACTGAAATTATATGAAGAATTGGATCCTTCACGTTTCCAaatcaatatttaaaacatgcagcacactaaatatttaaataagtacaatattattatttattgtagtGGGTGACTCGAAGACTGAAATGCCATCACGTAAAAGGCTAAAATTGCATGTGGGgggaagattttttttttttttttaaatgacttAATTTTGGTTAATGAACAAGTAAAAAAATGTCAGCAAACACAATTTCAAAATCACCAAATAAGGAaaatgaatttaaatatttgatttaaaatagttttatttGAAATTCTTCTATCCAAATTAAATACATctttaaataaaagaaaattaaataaataaataaataaaaccctTGAGACCCACTCCATTCGCCTTAGAGATGGTGAAGATGTCGATGACAGTAGTACACAAATGCATTAACATATCCAAATCAAGTTAAGAGGGAAAAAAAGGGGTAGGGAAAAGCATTTTGAACCTTATGCAATAGGTCGAAAATAAGTCCCTTATAAGAATGTTTTATGCATCTTTAATTATTCGTGAGATTCTGtcgatatttaaaataaaagataatattttgacataaaaaatgatCTAAATAAGAGATTCGTCTCACAAATTTAACCTATGAAACCGAATTTTTGTGTATGTCAAGTATGTTCCTTAGTCTAGAATTGAAAAAGGGTTAAAATTTGTtcataattttcattttttttatttaaaagaagaagaagggaaataaaaaaataccagAAAGCAAATTATGGATCCAAATCCGATGGCATAAAACCGGCCCAATAAAGAATCTGCAATGATCGCCCATACAATTGGCATGAAATTTGTTGCTGAGGACCAAAGAAACAATACATTTGACGCAGTGGTCATTCTCATATGATACTGTCCCATCAAATAAACTGTCATATTTGGAGTCAGCCCATATGTTGCCAGCTTCTCCAATGCTTCAGCCCCTgtcataattttaattacaagtaaaACTAATCGAAATTATTACACTTGATTGCGTAGTTAATTTCCATTTGTATATGTTTTTGAGTCATTCCCGCGGCTTATTAATTATCTAATGAAATAATGTGAAAGAAACAGAAATTAACGTGCATACTCGCCAAACTACAGAGACAGAAAATACAACAAGAAGCAATCATTCAACAGTTCCATATATATGGTTACCTAAATGAAAGCTAAGAGTTAACTCGCTTGAATTGATTTGAAATCTATGGATTACGATTATAGTATCTTGGACGTTCATAATGAAAATACAATAGATCAAAGTAAATAATAAAACGTAGAATAGATTTCAAATGATGTGATGATTAAATTGAAGCTGAATCCATGGTTAAAAACAAAAAGAATACTTAAAATCCATCGATCCAAACGAACGTGATTTAATCAGTACTAGATATGTCATGATACTTACCAACGATAAAGGGCAAAGTTCTGAAGCCACCCTTATTGTTAGTATCATCTTCATTTTCACGAAGAAGAGGCTCTTGTCCTTGTTCTTGTTcttgtttttcttcgatcattTTCGATCTCTCTATTTCTGAGTTCCCGAGCAGATGggtctattttattttaagtaaagaaaagaaaagaaaaagaaaagccGAGGATTCCAAGGAAATCAAAGTTACGTTGCAAATCCATGATAAATACAGGTCATGAAAGCAATTGAGGAGGCATGGATCTTATATGACTCCAAGAGTAAagtaacaaaataaatataaaaatgactTTGGTTCGCATGTGGTTTTCACGATTTCCTATGCTGAGAGTCCGTCGATTGTAGCGGGTTGAAAATACTTCAAATATCCGCTTAtggttttctcgttttctggaaaATTAGGTGTCAACCGACTAaaggagtgtttgcaatcactaaaaaaaagtgattgttagtttttggcttaaaaaaaattatttttgtgtgtttcttaaacctagattatgtagGGGTGAaatcgggtcgggacccgtcccgtaacctCCTTACCCAATTCCCGTCCCGATaggaatttgtattttttttttctcccgatcccgcacccgagaagtgtcgggacccgaatgttcgggatcccgtcgggtcgggatagggtaatcccgaataatatttttttttaaaaaaaattctatgaaaatatttttaaaaaaaaattatgaaaaaaatcaaacaatttcttaatacattaaaaataaattaaaatttctttatatataaccattaaaaaactaaaatatttttttagtacattacaaataaactaaaacaattacttgattaataaaaaaaacatataattattcataataatagaaaaaacaaaataaaaatttataactcaatgttaatattaaaaaagataaatataaaaaaatttatatggtatataattataaaacattaacattaaaacataaaatttaaaaaaaatatttttttaattaaaaaatattattaaaaaaatattatttttatattcgggtcgggtcggaaATCCCGTCGGAAAGAGTTGCctatcccgatcccgatcccGAAACCCGACCACTCGGATCGTGAAAAGTTCGGGACGGAAAAAATTCGGGACGAAAACGGGTTGGGAATCGGGACGGGTCGGGTCGGGATTTATGTAAAATTTGCCACCCTTAAGATtaagattatgtgttagcttatgcttaacttaattgaaatccaaaagctactcatgtggtgattatgattctccaaaagtgattctaataagaaggtcattgttaaaatcactataatcacttatttatcaaaaactaccaaactttgatttttagattttcacatttgtttctaaacactaccaacttttgatttttcttaaattttttataatttataaattaattacttttacaaagcacaatctattgcaaacactccctaaaatttcttaaaaaataataagaaaatgaGTTAATGAggaaaaacacaaaaacaacgaTATATTTGAGATTTcagataaaaatattaataaggtcAATGTCATGACCAAACAaatcatatgagatatgaaagcaaattaatatgattatattttgaGTAAAAAAACCATATAAAGAACATAAAAaaagttaatttatatattcTTTGCCACACGCCTTAAATTTAATAtgaactttaaattttttttaataaaagtgaTCACCGCGTAATCACGTGGcggtaatattttttaaatattatttttgattcgttctaattttatattatcttaaATTACCTGGCCATTATTGCGAGGGCCTGAATTGAATATCTATTTTGATGACCAATTCATTCTTCGTATACACTCGATATTTCATATTGGTTATGGGCACATGATATTTTAGGTATTGTCTAttcaatttataattttttttacgtaGGGTTAATTACgttgatatgaaaaaaattttaaaaaaaaactcaaatgaattttaaaaaataacaaccACGATGTAGTATCCCAAACTCCATTTTACGAGATTAAATGTTGAAACATGTCTTTAGGGATCATTATTGTAATTAACGAAGTGTTTAATCAGttcaaaaataagaaaataaaattggaTCATTCGAAGTGGGTTTGGAAGCAACGAATCGATCGAAAGTGAGTTCGAATGCAAAAGATaggatcggatcgtccgaactagcATCGAAAAGTCCGAAAGTTAGGCCACACACTCTAGTTAGGTTTCAAGAGGATATGTATATGTatgagttcggatcgttcgaacgcATCTATCCCCAATGGCGGAGCCATAATTTTAGCTCTGCCCGGACTACAATTCTCACATATATCTGCCGAAATTTCAAGAATATTTATGCTATCTTGGATCAATTTTTATCACTCGTTTAAGATTTTAGTCGTTTGCTCATTTGTTAGATCTTTTCTTTTTTATGGGTTGAACTgagctatttttatttttaaacttgAGCCACCAAACTCATGGTTCACAACGGTCGCGGAAACTGGCGTCTTAGTTCTAATATTATTTCATTGAACAATCGtggatcaaaattttaaaataaattaaaaaattagcagaactttgaaaaaatatataaactacATTCAtagtaaaatataatatttaaaaattaatacattatatatatatatatatataatgttttccaaaacacataatatatgcaacTCTAGCATATGTCatcccaaaatattaaaattagaagtgCACGttgtataaaataaaaacattcaatatctattattattattattattattattattattattattattattattattattattattattattattattattattattattattattattattattattattatgtatcatttgaattgtgaatttactaTTTACCTTTCGTTTTCTATTTTATCATCTCAcaattaattaatcatattgTGTGTGTTAATTAATAttgttaattatatattttatgtattagaTATTCATAAACATAaatctaattataaatttttcacgTACAGcgtattaattttaaataaaccaGAAGTCCATGTCTACAAAATAGAATTGTTCTCCTACACGCGCTTTTTCTCCTTTTACATAATTTCGTCCCAGAcactttcttcttcttcccctTATATACACGATTACAAATCTCAATTGTGAGCGAAAAAAAAACCTACTTTTTTAAGTATAATTTTTTTAGCCCACTATATTTCATGGATTGAGCTGaactctttttatttttttaattgaacaaTCGGGCTACTAAAAAATTGAGCTAAAATTAAGacataaaaatttcaattttttttttacctggGCTGTTCTACAAATGTAGCTCCACCCTTGGATGTCCTGAGAGGTGTTGAAATGGTTGTGGCACGTGAAAATCATGCGAGTTCGAAAGGTTCGAACCAGAGATCAAAGCGTTCgatcgtgctctataaataagACTCGGATTTCTCATAGTTGGTGCGTGTCTTAGGCGTTTAGGTTTGAATATTCAGGGAATACCTTTGAGTGTTTCTAGTATTATTATCGAGGGTCGGGCACTAGAGCTGTGCTTGAGTCAGGGACTCCGATAGCAGCGGGCTAGCGACGGACACATGTATAATTTTAGACTCTTAATAGCTTTTGgaagtagctattagtctagttaacacTTTTAGATAAGTTATAGTGATATCAATTGACTTGTAGGATTGAACTGTAGACAGCTGTACTGCTAGACCAGTGAGTTGATGTACGTAAGTACAAACTAAGATAGCCAGCTGcgtatgcatgtttatatgttgaattattatctttcatatgatgaatgattatACTATTCATGTTTATGTATGTGACATTGGTATACCATGTTGAGTATTctgttatccttttgagatagccTATTGTTTCTAGGGTCGTTCAGCTCTAGTActgtaaggacccgattttaatatgttaattaatttgtgtgttaaaatatgtatgtataaatatcggtttatagacgatattaaattgcatattttatttatcaagcACAAAAGTTAAAATAACTCGAACCGGGTCAAGATttaaccccgaatgaataaaaaTAAGACACACATTAAAGAAATACATATCTAATTTAATAGATATGGATATATATAGTCAGACCGTTTCTCTCTCCTCCAGATTCCTCTCTGCGTcgtcttctttctttatttttcaaaacttttccCGTCGCTTTAAATGCTCGTATATCCTTCGTTTTTGGCcggatttcaaaagtaaatatagtttCGAAATCCTCGCGACGTAAGCTTTCTTTTGATACCAATTTGGCAAGGTTTCGTTGTCATCTCGAAAACCCGATTCCGACCTGCCGCCGCCGTTCGTTGCCCCTGCTGCCGCCGTTCGCCGCCTAGGATAGAAGGAACATTGTTTGAGTTGTTTGGACCTTTAATTCAAAGCTTGGAAGTATTTTCAGtagctagggtttcgaattttgggtatttcgattcaattgacatccgataattgatatttgatttattattggttgtaggtattatatcgAAGTTGATTGAAGGTATTgactatttttcagaattt comes from the Henckelia pumila isolate YLH828 chromosome 1, ASM3356847v2, whole genome shotgun sequence genome and includes:
- the LOC140875035 gene encoding protein NRT1/ PTR FAMILY 1.2-like; its protein translation is MIEEKQEQEQGQEPLLRENEDDTNNKGGFRTLPFIVGAEALEKLATYGLTPNMTVYLMGQYHMRMTTASNVLFLWSSATNFMPIVWAIIADSLLGRFYAIGFGSIICFLGMILLWLTTVITNAKPTPCDESSAHCSSPTVLQFVFLCSSLGLISIGAGGVRSSSLAFGANQLRKGNPKKTSRVKDSYFSWYYASTTFSVIIAYTCVVYIQDNLGWRVGIAVPASLMLLAVFVFFSASSFYIKPDCKTSLVTDLVKVIVASYKNRHFKLSDGTADVVYQHNNGSSNIPPSRNLRLLNKACVVKDPQCDPAANGIATNSISMCTVDQVEELKSLLRVIPIWSTGMIMFVNVCQTSFTVLQAASMNRKISSFEVPAASFSTLAFLSVIIWVIFYDRVFLSLASRVRGRRVQISTRTRMGFGIFLSFTAMLVTAAVESIRRTTVAANMSAVWLVPQHCLTGFAEALNVIAQNEFYFSELPRSMWSIAATLNAIGLALANLVASFILNSVDVISKEGGHESWISSDIDKGRYDYYYLVLAGLSMANMLYFLVCSNAYGPLKVDTNLAEEENEF